The genomic window CCCGGCAGGCTCTGGCTCTTCTGGTTCGGGATCAGAAGTAAAATCAAATCGATCATAAATCACCACTCCATTACCAATCCTTTGAAAACCAGAATTTGGTACTGTCATGGTCTTGCCGAGAGCAGGTAAGGTCACAGTTGTCTTGATCTCAGCGACTTTCCCAAAGCAATCCATCACTAGACCATCGTGCTTGAGGAGGTCAAGATTGCCATCTGAGGTAGTTGTAGAAAAAGAGTTCCCCGTCCTAGGAAGCAAGAGATCTCCTCCTGGCCCATCTCCATCAGTACCCTGACCAAAGCGTCTAGCGTCACCAAATATTCTCGCATCACAACCATCACACTTGATCTCATCTGTGCCTTTGTATTTATACTCTGGGTCTGGTAAGTTACCCTGAATATTCCACTGGACTTCCCCAGTATAAAGCTGACCGTCTAGTGTCACGGTGCCAAAATACAATCCAAAATTTAAGACAGTGGGATCAACGCCTAGTTCAGCCGCCCAAGCCTGCTCATTTTCACCTGCATAGATCAAATATTGTAATTCATCCCTACTAAAGAAGCCTGTTTCTTCATGGCTAGCCTCTGCAGTTGGCAATAATCTTTCTAACAAACTAGAGACAGATTGATCCTGACCATCCTGGGTACTATCTGGCTGGTCTTCCCTGGCTACCTGAATAGCTTGATATGCTGCCTCATAATCCTGATCAATATTTGGCCTAGCAGGGCTTGTTTGATCTAGATAATAAACATAATATCCAGCTTCAATCTTGTCACCACCACCGTATTGTTCCACCGAGTAAGTCTCAACTTGACTAACACCGATTTGGGATTGGTTGCGAATAACATCAAACAATTCCTCACTTGGAAAATGCAACTTACTAGCCAAACTTTGGTCGGGATAATATCCAAAACTTGCGGAGATACTCCCGGCATTGGGATAAGTGACTTTTGTATCAAGTGACTGTTCTGTAACAGCATCAACAATCTTAATATCTCCGGATGCAAGCTTGGCCTGATATTGATTTGCTTGATCCAAGGCGTATGTTTTGGCATCTTGATCAACTTGATATCCACCAGAATCAGCAAAATCAATAAAATTCCAAACAAGTACTCCGCCTACCTGATTACCAACCTTCTGCTTGGTAATCTCCTGAGAAAGTGTTTCTTGGTATATCTGATTTTCCAAGGTCACATCATTTGAATCAACTGTTATAGGGTGGTTTGCAAGGTTATCCAGGTAATTCTTCTCGAGATCCAAACCTACTTCCTTGGCTGCTAGTTGCGAACGCTTTAGCTCTATCCATTGATCAATCGCCTTATTTCGATCAATCTGATTGTATTCGATATACCCAGTCAAAGTCTGTTCATCGAGGATTTGATCCCCAACCCTAGCAACTTGACCCTCTTCCAATACTAGGGTATCTACTGATTCAGAAGCAGATTGTTCTGGCTTTTGTCCTTGATATATATATAATCCAACCCCAACCACAAACAACAAACCAGCAACCAACCACTCTGAGCGAATCCAATGAGTGAATCTTGGTTTTTTGGCTTTTGCCTGTTCCTGATTGTTGTTGGTTTCTTCCATCCCTCCAGCTCTATTTTATCTAACTTAAGCTTAACTAGTATTATATAGCAACCTCAAAATAAAACCAGCCCAAACTTAATCTCTTCACCCTCCGAATTACCAAAGACTCCTTTTCTGTCATCCTCCGAAACCCGAAGGGTTTACGGGGGATCCAGCATTTATGCATTGTCCGGAAAGCCAATAACATAACCGGGGTATTTACTAATCAACAATCACTAGAAAGCTAGCATCTTCGGGCAAATCTAGATTATCGGGAGTCTCACTAGATACTGATAATCCAAGACTGTCTGCTATCTGCCCTGTAGCTCCTGGCTCATCTCCCTTGATATCAACAACCCTCGCTACCCCTATATCTATAAGCTCCGCCAAATCTACAGTCTTGATGATCAAAGCCGCACCATAGGTCTGGGTAAGCTTTTGCTTGGCCACCTTCAAAGACTCCAAATTATCTCCATAGATATATATCACCTTTCTAAGGTTGATAGCACTTGGGGTAAATAAATGTACTATCTTGTTTTCCTTTGGACGGTAAACTACACCGACATTAGCCTTGGTAAAAATAAATACTTGATCCTCTTTGACCAGAAGCTGAGCATCCAATCTATCTCTAATCTGATCCAGATTATCAGATGTGATTATCTCTTGCTCGGGGTTAAGATCTTGAGATTTTCCTCCGTCATCATTAAGGTACCAAGGGAAGCTATAGACCCCCTCAAGCCCAGTATTCTGAAAAGATTTTTCCAAAGTCACATCACGAACATAGCTATAGGCTACTAAGACAACTGCTAGTATCAATACCCACTTAAAATTACGACGACAAAACCTACCGATATCCATAACTAGAACTCCTGTACCAAAATCTCTGAGCTATCTTGAACCGACTGGACACTCAAAGCCCCGCCAAAATCAATGATCACTAGCTCGTATTGCTTACTAACAGTTTCTGCCAGATGAACATAACGAGCCCCCTTGGTCTTGCTGGTCACGGTCTGGATACCATCTGTCCCAAAATAGTTTGAGGTGCCGACTTCTCTCCAAGCATAGCGGATAGTGCCAGTCTGAGCCGGAGTTAAACCAAATACTACTTCTGCGTCCAGTGTAACATTCATGCCAGCAGGAATTGTAACCACCCGGTTTGACGTCCAGCCACCAGTAATCCAAGTGGTGCCTGATAGCACACTATCAAAAGACATCACATTATTCGGACTAATATAAGTCACGCCAATCGAATCTACTGCCTGTAATACTTCAGGCTGTACTCGAACGACATTACCAGCTATATCTACTCCGATCGGCTGTGAGTACCAGTCTACTACTGTAGTATCCCTCGTTAATTGAGCCAATTTTAGTCCACTCTGATTTGCCATATTGGAGTCTATTTCCAGGGCAACACTTGGAGCATTAGTCCCAATCCCAACATTGCCCAATGTGTAAATATTATCATTCACATCTGTAGCAACAGAACCATCTGTCTTGAGCCAATCCGAATCAGCTCCACCCCCACCAACTCCTGCCAATAAGCATTCTACATTGCCACCAGTAAGTATCTCACTCTCAGTATAGCTCTGACCATCATCCCCCAGAAAAGTACCATCAACCTGCAGATTGGCTATTACTGGTATCTCTACGGGCACTATCTTGGCATTATCAACACTGGTCGAGAAACCAATTCTTGCTCGATCTAGATCAGCTTTGGTTGAAACCTTTTGTGACTCAACCAAGACAAATGTAGGATCATTCTTATCATAAACCCTCATGACAATTATATCGTCAGCTACTCTTTCTATTTCATAAATATACCCACCACCGCCTTGGCCAGCAGGATTCAGGACAACTGAATTATTGAAGTAAATTGCAGGAAGGGCAGGATAATAGCGTATTGAACCATACTGGTTATAGATGTCTGTATAGTCTATAATTGGAATCTGCGTATTACCAAGTCCGACATAGGTATCATTATTCCCATCAAGACTATAAACAAACTTATCCCCCACATCTAAATATATCTGAGACAAATAAGTAGACCAGCCACTCGATCCTCCAGTCTCCTGGATATAATTGTCCGTAATATCCCAGGTGGAGCTAGCCTTCTGATCGGCTTCATGATTGGCAACAAAATAACCATTGGCCAGAGCGCCTTCTAGGGTGTAGGTATTCGCTCCGGGCAAAAATTCTTTGTGTGAATCACTGCCATAGCCATAATATCCTTCCATATTTTGTTCGACAGCATAATAGTTAACATTAACATTAGCTCCTTGGGTGATATATTTAGTTCCACCAATAGTAGTCACTACATCTACGATTTTTACCCCATCTTCATAGATCTCGTAGCTAAGATCTCCCGTTCGTTTTATTTTCCAAACACTACCAGTGGGGACGGTAAAAGCATCTTGATTTGTTCTAGCCATCACAGTATTGGTCTGACCAGAGACTGTCAAAGTACCCGTGTTACCATTGGCAGCAGTCCCAATAGCTGGGGTGTATACTGTCGAAGAAGTTGCTAGATTCGGGTAAAACACAAAATCCATCAGTGCATTTGTATAAGCAATATCATTGGTTGTACTGCCCGTTACACCAACCATATGGGTTAGATTGCTTGCCGACCATATATAGCTCTCCCCTATATTAAATGTATCAGTAGAAGATGGTCGAGACTGCTGAAAAGATGTAACCCCCTGGGTATAATACCAAGCAGGCTCCATTGCTCCTGCTATTAGACTATGGTTGGTAAATTCAGCACTTGGATCATCAATTGCCGCAATATTAAATGTCCCGTAGCTAGGCAGGGGTGCTTCCTTGTATAGCTGATCATCATTACTCCAGAGCAAATAGCTACGAGTAGTAGGGTTATAAAGGTAATCGTGAAATAATCTATTGGCAGAAGGTTCACCACTCCCCCAGGTAGGTTGAGATATAAAATCATAAATAGAGCAAACTAGACCATTTGGAGAAATTTGCTCAACTATATCCCAACTCTGAGTAGTAACATTCCAACTAAAAAACATTTCACTATTATCACTATATGCCATAGCAGCTTTTGCTGGATCATCCGGATCATCTTGTGGTACTCCTCCAATATCCGGATTGAGATCTGAAGCTAAATAAACTTGATTTACACTGGGGGTTGTTGATCCATCAGCACAAACCCAAACTGAGTTGGTATTGTCCCAGGANNNNNNNNNNNNNNNNNNNNNNNNNNNNNNNNNNNNNNNNNNNNNNNNNNNNNNNNNNNNNNNNNNNNNNNNNNNNNNNNNNNNNNNNNNNNNNNNNNNNGGCTACTTGGTTATCGGTACAGAGGAGAGTAGCTAGAGTATCAGTGATTGTAGCAGTAGCACCATCTTCATTGGTATATGTGTATGTACCATTGTTGTTATTAACTAGGGTGGAGGTGGATTCTAGGAGCTTGATATCTGCTACTACCTGGGTACCATTTTCATTGGTGTAGGTGATAGTTTGATTGGTGGTATTGATTGCTAGATTGGTGACGGTTTCTCTCAGATCAAATGTGTCTCCATTTTCATTGGTGTAGGTACCAATCACTTTGCCAGTTCCGCTTAATCCTGTGAAGCTGGTGTGAGTTTCGGTAAAACTTACTATGTAGGGGTCAGCAGTAGTACCAGAACCGGTGATGGTGATGTCTCCTGATGAGTTGATTAAGTCAGTTGTATTAATAGTATGGGTTGTGCCTGCTTCATCGGTATAGGTAAATGATCCTTGTCCTGACTGAGCTACAGTGGTCAAGGTTTCAAGATCCTTGATATCAATATCTGTAGTACCACCATCCTCATCAGTGTAGGTGATAGTAGAGCCAGAAACGGTCAGGGTGGTCAGAGTCTCATTGGCAGCGATTAGGGGCTTAAGATCTATGGTGTTGGCTGTACCGTTTTCATCAGTGTAGTTAAGAGTGCCAGCAAGTGAATTAACACTGAGGGCGGTCAGGGTTTCAAAGTTGTCAATGATTGTTTCTAGATTGATTTGAGTAGTAGAACCATTCTCATCTTGATACTCTAGAGTATAGCCATCAACACTGAGGCTGAGATAGGTCAAGGTTTCAAGAACAGATCCATCAGCACAAACCCAAACTGAGTTGGTATTGTCCCAGGAGGCTACTTGGTTATCGGTACAGAGGAGAGTAGCTAGAGTATCAGTGATTGTAGCAGTAGCACCATCTTCATTGGTATATGTGTATGTACCATTGTTGTTATTAACTAGGGTGGAGGTGGATTCTAGGTCTTTAATATCAATGTTTGTAGTATTGCCCAACTCATCAACATAGGATAAAGTTGAGCCACTGACACCAATCATCGTCAAGACATCTAGGCCAACCAAGGCAGCACACTCCCACTCAAGTGTAGTGGCATTCCAGGCAACACTTTGGCCATCTGTACAGTTAAGAGTGTTCAGGGTATTCTCAAAAGTAAGACTAGCTCCATCCTCATTGGTATAGGTGTAAGTACCATTATTATTATCAACCAGGGTTGAAATGGTCTCAAGAGAAGTCATATCAACAGTCACTACTGCCCCCTCTTCATTGATATAACGAATAATTTGGCTAGAAATATCGACCTGAAGACTGGTAGTAGTCTCTAGGGAACGAATATCTATCTGGGTGGTAATATCAGCCTCATTAGTATAGGAAATCAATTGGCTGGAACTATCAACACTTATATAAGTCAATGTATCGGTTGATAAACCGGTCAAATTGATGCCTACTATCTGTCCAAGCTCATTGGTATAGCTCAAGGTATTACCAGATAATGCTAGGTTGGCGACAGTCTCTGAATTGCTAGTATTTATTAAGACCTCTTCTCCATCGCTACCCCTAAAAGTATATGTCCCATCTTGATTATCAACGAGTGAAGTATTTTGATCCACTCTAGTAAGCAATAAATTCTCCAACCCATAAGACTTACCAGACAATTTATCTATCAACTGACCGTTTTCTATCGCTAGTGAAGGATTACTCTCACCGGCAAATAATCCGCTACATTGGTCAATGGATTGATTTTGTTTTTTGGCAACCAGTCTAGAAGGAGACATAAACCCTTGACCCTTAATCGGCACCGCTTCGCTACATATATTCAAGAGATACTGATCCAAATTATCTTCTAGGCCAACACCTTGACCTTCACAGATCAATGAGTCATCATACTGGTATCCAGATGTAGCCACACAAGTCCTAACGAGATACTGTTGGCCGATTGAAAAACCTGGCAAGGCTAGACTAGTGATCAAGCTTCCATCCTGATTGGGCTTTATCATTTGTTCATCTACTAAAATTGGCTCCAGACCATCTAGGTCAAACAATATCTGTTTGACCTTGTACTCTTGATCCGACTTGATTGCACTTGAGCTGATCGTGGTCTCAATCTTTTGGGTCCACAATAAAGTCACAAGAGTGTAAATCAATATTGCCGACAGGGCAGCAAGTAGTATTTTTGCATAGCTGGATTTTTGTTTCTTCACAATTATTATTTTCCTAGCTAGGATACTACTCTGACTTATCCCCTAATTCTTCTTGGTTGACTATCGGATCAACTCTAATTATTTTGTCCTGTCCAGGGTCATAAAATATCACCATCTTTCTATCCCTTAAGTTGATCCCATAATCGCCCTGCTCTACATTTGCAAAAACTGTTTGGGACTCTTTCTCTTCATTGGTGATATCGTTTACCTCAAAGACCTCCACCTGCTCTTGATCATCAATCGCAAAATGCATTTTAACCTTGCGTAAAACCTCTTCATTGCTTATACTCTCAGGCTTTGAAAATATTGATCTAGCGACCAATAATCCGATACAAGCAATTACAAAAATTATAACCCCTGTCTTGATAGATAGATTTAGCTTTCCTCCGCTTTTAAGCATATGCTTTATTCTCCCACTAATTAGTATTTGGGTCAATTAGACTTGTTGCTTAAATAATCTTGAGAATAAGGGTGTCTAATTTAGGACTATTATCATGAATGGTGGAAGACCATGATATCTCCATCCTGAACAATATACTCTTTTCCTTCCATCCTGACTAGACCCTTCTTGCGTGCCTCAACCCAACCTAGATTTTCTACAAAATCTTGATATGCCACTACCTCTGCTCGAATGAACTTGCTCTGAAAATCAGTGTGAATTACTCCTGCCGCTATCGGCGCCGTCGATCCATACCTAATCGTCCAAGCCCTAGTCTCCTCGGGACCGGTAGTAAAATAACTTTGCAGACCAAGTAGACGATAACTAGCCCCAATAAGTTGATCGATCCCACTCTCTTTCTGTCCATATTCTTGCAACAACTCAAGTGCTTCATTCTGCTCTAATTCTGATAGCTCATCTTCCAATTTGACACTAATCATCAAAGATTCTGCTGAATCTGGCAAAACATCTTGCAACCTAACTTGCTTAGACTGATCTACTAAGCCATCTTCATCTAAGTTCACCAAATAGATAATTGGCTTAAGGCTCAAAAGTCCTAGCTGATTAATCTCTCCCAAAGCTTTCAACCCAGAATTACCACTTAGACCCGTTAGTCCTTGTTTGAATTGATTGAATATCTGATAGTCCATCTTGTCCAGAGTCTCCTGAAGCTCTAGCAATAACTTTTGGGTAAGTTCCAAATCCTTATCTTTCTTGATCTCTTTTGCAATAGAATTCAATCTAGTCTGAATAACTGCCTGATCAGCCAGCGCCAATTCGGTCTGGATGATTTCAATATCTCTTGCCGGATCAGGTGAACCCTCATGATGGATTACCTCAGGATCATTAAAATCACGAACTACCTGAATGATAGCATCTACTTCTCTGATATGGCTGAGAAACTTATTGCCAAGGCCTTCACCTTTGCTTGCCCCAGAAACCAACCCAGCGATATCTACAAACTTGATTGTTGCTGGTATTAGCTTCTTAGAATCGCTGATCTTAACCAGCTCGGCAAGCCTATGATCTGGGACTTCAACTATTCCCACATTTGGCTCAATGGTTGCAAAAGGATAGTTGGCAGCCAAGACCCCTGCTCTAGTCAAAATATTAAATAAAGTTGACTTACCTACATTTGGTAATCCAACTATCCCTATCGATAATGCCATTACTAGATTCTAACAGATGTCTAGCTACAGACCCAAATATTCATGCATACTCTACAAATTTTCTGATAGTCGCTAAATTCGACAACCAAAGCTATTCAAGACTGGCTAGCTTTCTACAACCAGACTAGATCTCATCAAGCTCTAGGATACTTGTCCCCCAATTAAGAAAGCAAGACAAGATAATCAGCCAATACTCAAATCAAGACAAAACAAGTGTTAACTGTGCTAGGATAGCTGTTCATTATATGGAGGCTTTTACAGATGCAATCTAGATCTATTTGTT from Candidatus Saccharibacteria bacterium includes these protein-coding regions:
- a CDS encoding DUF11 domain-containing protein: MEETNNNQEQAKAKKPRFTHWIRSEWLVAGLLFVVGVGLYIYQGQKPEQSASESVDTLVLEEGQVARVGDQILDEQTLTGYIEYNQIDRNKAIDQWIELKRSQLAAKEVGLDLEKNYLDNLANHPITVDSNDVTLENQIYQETLSQEITKQKVGNQVGGVLVWNFIDFADSGGYQVDQDAKTYALDQANQYQAKLASGDIKIVDAVTEQSLDTKVTYPNAGSISASFGYYPDQSLASKLHFPSEELFDVIRNQSQIGVSQVETYSVEQYGGGDKIEAGYYVYYLDQTSPARPNIDQDYEAAYQAIQVAREDQPDSTQDGQDQSVSSLLERLLPTAEASHEETGFFSRDELQYLIYAGENEQAWAAELGVDPTVLNFGLYFGTVTLDGQLYTGEVQWNIQGNLPDPEYKYKGTDEIKCDGCDARIFGDARRFGQGTDGDGPGGDLLLPRTGNSFSTTTSDGNLDLLKHDGLVMDCFGKVAEIKTTVTLPALGKTMTVPNSGFQRIGNGVVIYDRFDFTSDPEPEEPEPAGDAEVEIKKYVLNQTEIPDQPQDANTTDRAVKFGPGETIWYKLVVKNISQYQAINVNVTDNSLPTQYANFSGWPGGWYIGSLGPGQSRERYIKGTIKTEFQDYDSYTNTAKVDYQYKVPCTAQEKLIHDLPYIAFGTSPPPCPDKILSGSDDDPANIKPKYADLKIVKTTYDTDNQTAYKGKPIKWQIVVTNNGPDSAVSLVNDRGAIVQDRVPVESLEGETATWSCNPASRCQPSSGTVTRVNPVIKTEVFLESGGNNSVDIFIEGVVGPYIDGGTNVETIPTLEICNPSNDLLEVVSDTYVPWDPNEDDNTYQRSCVPVVVCYDEDGNQLTNYPGAEFPDEYTHLVGVDNEGDDLYNPDNSNQVFNLNGYDIICRLPDPPPEDPGQKVCNVIGFYEDPETGVKSEIEVHRDLFEGSAAGADTKAIGHYTFEISCYETTESPTYSTIEFEVIRRLFGPYFAIDDGSATVLGEIVKGVYPEDNDLDISRHT
- the ychF gene encoding redox-regulated ATPase YchF gives rise to the protein MALSIGIVGLPNVGKSTLFNILTRAGVLAANYPFATIEPNVGIVEVPDHRLAELVKISDSKKLIPATIKFVDIAGLVSGASKGEGLGNKFLSHIREVDAIIQVVRDFNDPEVIHHEGSPDPARDIEIIQTELALADQAVIQTRLNSIAKEIKKDKDLELTQKLLLELQETLDKMDYQIFNQFKQGLTGLSGNSGLKALGEINQLGLLSLKPIIYLVNLDEDGLVDQSKQVRLQDVLPDSAESLMISVKLEDELSELEQNEALELLQEYGQKESGIDQLIGASYRLLGLQSYFTTGPEETRAWTIRYGSTAPIAAGVIHTDFQSKFIRAEVVAYQDFVENLGWVEARKKGLVRMEGKEYIVQDGDIMVFHHS